The genomic DNA GAGGTCAAGTCCCGCCGCGTGGGTGGCGCGACGTACCAGGTGCCGGTCGAGGTCAAGCCCGGCCGGGCCACGACGCTCTCGCTGCGTTGGCTCGTCGGCTACAGCCGGCAGCGCCGCGAAAAGACGATGACAGAGCGCCTCATGAACGAGATCCTCGACGCGAGCAACGGGCTCGGGGCCTCGGTCAAGAAGCGCGAGGACACCCACAAGATGGCCGAGTCCAACAAGGCCTTCGCGCACTACCGCTGGTAATCCCTTCGATGCCCGGCGGTCGCGTTGGTCGCGACCGCCGGGCACCCTCGGGTCGCTGGTGGCCACGGCGTACGCCGTACGGCGTGGGCACCGACGGACCGAGCCGCTCCCCGGAGCACCCGCGCATCACGCGC from Austwickia sp. includes the following:
- the rpsG gene encoding 30S ribosomal protein S7: MPRKGPAPKRPLVVDPVYGSPLVTQLVNKILLDGKKSIAERIVYGAMEGCREKTGTDPVVTLRRALDNIRPALEVKSRRVGGATYQVPVEVKPGRATTLSLRWLVGYSRQRREKTMTERLMNEILDASNGLGASVKKREDTHKMAESNKAFAHYRW